A genomic region of Phragmites australis chromosome 2, lpPhrAust1.1, whole genome shotgun sequence contains the following coding sequences:
- the LOC133909277 gene encoding patellin-3-like, which produces MAEEPQPEAAAAAEVVVTEAAAAEAEKKAEVPAAAEAEAKKRADEVAVAADCAGGIEGTGSFKEESNLVADLPDPEKKALDEFKQLIAAALAAAEFNLPPPPPTPKAKEEPKAEETKTQEPAKEEAKIEEPAKEEAKAEEPTTSEAPAEEAAEEPKTEAAAEAPAEEAKAEALTKETKAEVAAEEAKLAEPEPEEKTIVVTEEEGATKTVEAIEETVMPAAATSEETAAPEAEAPAAAPEPVLIWGVPLVGDDERTDTVLLKFLRAREFKVKEAMAMLKSAVLWRKRFGIDALLDADLGLPELENVVFYRGADREDHPVCYNVYGEFQDKELYEKAFGDEEKRDRFLKWRIQLLERGILSKLDFASRGICSMVQVTDLKNSPPMLGKHRVVTRQAVALLQDNYPEFIAKKVFINVPWWYLAANKMMSPFLTQRTKSKFVFASPAKSAETLFRYIAPEQIPVQFGGLFKEDDPEFTTSDAVAELTIKASSKETIEIPATENSTIVWELRVLGREVSYGAEFTPDAEGGYTVIVQKTRKVPANEEPIMKGSFKVGEPGKLVLTINNPASKKKKLLYRSKVKNTGE; this is translated from the exons ATGGCAGAGGAGCCGCAGCcagaggccgcggcggcggctgagGTGGTCGTGACTgaggctgcggcggcggaggcggagaagaaggcggaggtgcctgcggcggcggaggccgaGGCGAAGAAGAGGGCTGATGAGGTGGCGGTGGCCGCCGACTGCGCGGGGGGCATTGAGGGGACCGGATCGTTCAAGGAAGAGAGCAACCTCGTGGCCGACCTGCCCGACCCGGAGAAGAAGGCGCTCGACGAGTTCAAGCAGCTGATagccgccgccctcgccgccgctgagTTCAACctgcctccacctccgccgACGCCAAAGGCCAAGGAGGAGCCCAAGGCCGAGGAGACCAAGACACAGGAACCTGCCAAGGAGGAGGCCAAGATCGAGGAGCCGGCCAAGGAGGAGGCCAAGGCCGAGGAGCCAACCACGTCCGAGGCGCCGGCGGAGGAGGCAGCTGAGGAACCAAAGACCGAGGCGGCCGCGGAAGCCCCTGCCGAGGAGGCCAAGGCGGAGGCGCTGACCAAGGagacaaaggctgaggtggcagcCGAGGAGGCCAAACTGGCCGAGCCGGAGCCCGAGGAGAAGACCATCGTTGTCACCGAGGAGGAGGGCGCCACCAAGACGGTGGAggcgatcgaggaaaccgtcatgcccgccgccgccacctcggaGGAGACGGCGGCTCCGGAAGCAGAGGCGCCGGCGGCCGCGCCTGAACCCGTGCTGATCTGGGGGGTGCCTCTGGTGGGCGACGACGAGCGCACGGACACAGTGCTGCTCAAGTTCCTGCGCGCCCGGGAGTTCAAGGTGAAGGAGGCTATGGCGATGCTCAAATCCGCGGTGCTCTGGCGCAAGCGCTTCGGCATCGACGCACTGCTCGACGCCGACCTCGGCCTGCCGGAGCTGGAGAATGTGGTGTTCTACCGCGGCGCCGACCGTGAGGACCACCCCGTGTGCTACAATGTCTACGGCGAGTTCCAGGACAAGGAGCTCTACGAGAAGGCCTTCGGCGACGAGGAGAAGCGGGATCGCTTCCTCAAGTGGCGCATCCAGCTGCTGGAGCGCGGCATCCTGTCGAAGCTGGACTTCGCATCCCGCGGCATCTGCTCCATGGTGCAGGTCACTGACCTCAAGAACTCGCCGCCCATGCTTGGCAAGCACCGCGTCGTCACCCGCCAGGCCGTCGCACTGCTGCAGGACAACTACCCCGAATTCATTGCCAAGAAG GTGTTCATCAATGTGCCGTGGTGGTATCTCGCTGCCAACAAGATGATGAGCCCGTTCCTCACACAGCGCACCAAGAGCAAGTTTGTTTTTGCTAGCCCGGCCAAGTCAGCAGAAACCCTCTTCAG ATACATCGCACCTGAGCAAATCCCTGTCCAATTCGGCGGCCTCTTCAAGGAGGATGATCCTGAGTTCACCACCTCTGACGCTGTCGCCGAGCTCACAATCAAAGCCTCATCCAAAGAAACCATCGAGATTCCTGCCACCGAG AACTCCACAATTGTATGGGAACTCCGGGTGCTCGGTAGGGAGGTGAGCTATGGGGCAGAGTTCACCCCCGACGCTGAGGGCGGATACACTGTCATCGTGCAGAAAACAAGGAAGGTGCCCGCAAACGAGGAGCCGATCATGAAGGGAAGCTTCAAGGTTGGCGAGCCTGGCAAGCTTGTGCTAACTATCAACAACCCTGcgtccaagaagaagaagctcctttACAGATCGAAGGTCAAGAACACCGGCGAATGA